The genomic DNA CAGGTGTTGACGGCTTTCTGCAGGAAGCTCTGTTCCCAGCCCATCATAAAGTCACCATGATAGCCGTAGCCTATTGAGTGTCAGTCTGGGCGCATGAGAAGCCAGTTTGCGTGTGTCTCCACTCACCAGTCTTGTCTCCATTGGAGAAGACAAAGCTTCCCCTCTTGTTCTTGAAGGCATAGGTGTTCCAGATAACCTCGTACAGCAGGCTTGGCAGGCGCACGGGGTGGGTGTCCGGACAGGTTCCAGACATGACGAGATCAGGGAAAGCGACATGGTCCTTGTGGTTCTCGCTGTCTaggtgctcgacgcccttggAGCAAGAGGGGAACATGATTTCCATGCGGATGCCATTCTTGCAGTTGGCGTCGAGATATTGCTTGTCGGGCATGTAGTGGCGGTAGAGCGTGCCCTCTGGTGTCTTGTCATAGTTAAGGCAGTTGAAGCCGATGGCTCGCTGCTCGAGATCCTCCTGCTTGGTCTGGCCGAGAGACTTCCACATCGACTTGTCCGGGTCGGGCTTGTCGGGGTCGGCCACGGTGTACGTCCGGCGCTCGTTGGTGCCTGACAGCATGCGGAACCCCGTGGGGAAGGCCGTGATGTTCTCCCCGTAAAGCAGGTAGTAGCTGTCCCGCAGTCAGCAGATGATATCTTCAACCAAGGCGAGAGCGCCCCCTCGTGCCAAACAGCGGAGCGACGCAGACTTACGCAAGCATGCCTCCGACCTGTTGGACAAGCTCGTATTTGCCAGTATCCTCATTTTGGAAGTAGAGCGCAGGGGTCCAGTACGACGACTTGTCCTGCGTGACACGGCACGAGGTGCAGCTGCCGGCGAGAAGGTCCTCGGAGTTGGCGGTCTCGGAGAATCCTGTAAGCAGTCCCAAGTTAGAGGTCATTCGTTTGTGGGTGGGCGAAGCTGCAAGCCACCTGGCTGGCGTTACACTAGAGCCGGGTGCGCCCGTCGGTGGCGTGCATGACAGCCCCATCAACGCCAGGAACGGTGCAAAGGGGTTCGTTGACAGCGTTGGACTCACCATCGGATCCGTGAATCGCGTGGACGTGACCGGAAACACTGCCTGGATTGACGATAGGGTCCATTCGCGCAAGTCCGACGCGACCAGGGCATTCCATGCGCCAGAAGGCGTTGGCGCCTGCGATGAGGCCCGCCGAGAGGGCGAGTGATAGTTTGGTCATCGTGTGAACGATGCACCAGAGGTGGCGTGCGTGTCAAACGGCTTCTGCTATCGTTTGCGCCGGGTAAAGGAGCGGATGACGCGAGAAGGCGGTCTAAATGAACGCACGTCAGTCACGGTCCGAAATGAATAGCCCTGCTCGGCTGCGCTCAAGCTGTGTCAAAAGAGGGTAGCGGAGGGACTGTACAGGAGAACTGAGCGTTGGAGGAGAGAAGCCGCGATGTGGCGAGCGGTCGAACGAGGGGGAAGGCGGTGCGAGAAGAGGTAGATGAGAGGATGAggtgcgaggcgggcgtgcaggCGCAGTGGGATGAAGAAGCGgaaggaggtggtggttCGAGGCAGCCGAGCAGCTCAGGTAGAGACGCTCGCCTCCTCAATCCGTCCGCCACGAAGACGAGAACCGTCGTTGCTCCCAACTCCCCCAGTCCGCGCTTCACTCAAGCCCAGCGTGGTGAACTGACGCGTAAAGTGACTGATGATGAGAGGGGTAGTGAGGATGATGTGATGCAGGACAAAGGGCGGCTTCCAAGCACAGCACGGCGTCGCGCCCCGATGAAATGATGATAAAATGCTGTTGCAAATACGACCGCGTCCAGGGATAGACACGCAATCGGCAAGATGTGAAAAAAAATCAAGGAAGCACAATCGATGCCCGTAAGGCGACGCGAATATCGACAATGGCAAAGGAATGGCTCACCCAGAAGAAGGCTCGTCCCAGCCCCGCGAGCGTTCCAAGACTCTGAATTCCAGCGCGCGGCCCAGACACTACGTCAGGCACAATCCCCGCCGAAACTCAATGTTTCCCACACGCGTTCACAAGGCCAAAGATAGAGACCCGTTTGTTCGGTCCGACTGACTTTTttcagctgctgctgcgtggtGGCGATGGTCTGATGCTGTGCAGTTTGCCGGTTCAGGCGTGGTTGGGAAAGCTTCGCCGGTGCGTACGTCGTGATGGCAACCACAGCAATTTAATTTCCAAAAACCAAAGTTTTCTTCTCGTTTGAAGACTCAAGCTGAAGAAAACAAAAGGTCTCCGATAATTTATCGATCCAAGGGTTTCGGGGTCTTTGGGAAACGGTTAGACACTGGAACGGATATTCAagtggcgcggcggcggttgcgtCCCGACCTGTCAACAATACTGCGCCCACTCTTCTACCAGCAACCAAAAGATTCGGACTGATAATCGGCGTTTACTCGCAGGGCACGAAACGACCGTGCTACCAGGATGCCGTCGTTTTCAGGGTAATGCAGCCAGCTGTCGTCGTGCAAAGATGCTCGGCACTCCCGCGTGTAGGTGTTGCCCAGAGACTGGTAACTCAGAAGGCGGGTGTCGAGCCAGGAAGCGAACGGACCAAGGGGCCAACAAAGCGGACGGGTTTGCGTCTTACGGGAAAAAAGGAAACTGCAAAGGTTCAAAGAGCGTAGCGAAGATGCAAAGGAGTGCAAGGCGCCTCACGGCGTGTGATGGAATGAGTGTAGGGGTCAAGACGTCGAGCGAGAAGCCTCTCGCATCGCAGGAACGAAGGGAAGGGGCCAGAGAGGAAGGAGACGGTCAAAGGCATCGAACACTCCCACCAaaagggggaagggggccaTATCGAAACAATGGAAGATCTCGGTGGAGAGGCAATTCGTCTGTCGAGCGGTGCATTGTGCCAAGCCCGGCCCCCGGGCAATGGCAGCGCCCCCAAGCAtccaggcaggccagggcatCAAAGACACACCACCACGTCTCTGCTGGAGCCGTCTGTCCGTTTACCGCTCCAGGCCCGACAAGATTACGGGGGGTTCCAAGGGTCACTGGGCATGGGGACCCAAGACGGTAGTCGTCCACCAGCGAAGGACTGGTGACGTCGGGTTGCACGAGGGCAAAGGGCCCGAGTACTGGATACACAAGGGGCGGTTGGGCCAGGGGGTGGCATGGGCGCAGTGCAACACCGGCTCGGGGGCCACAGGCACGAGACGAGGTACGAGGTACCAGGAACCACGAGGGAGGGTCGACGGCAGACGGCAGACTGGACGACGGCAAACCGATGAGATtgaggcgtcgacgacaagtCATGCCCAGGGAGGCACGAGGGATGTGCGGACCCACGCGCCTGATTGGTCTCTGCGAGCTTTGCccgttggaggaggaggctgtctcggtggggggggaggggcgatGGTCAGGGGCAATGCAGCCATGATTTGCACAACACCGAGCCTTGCCCCCCCCGACTCTGCCATGTCCGACGATCCCTTTTTGGCCCCCTttggcgggatggcggggtCCCTACACGAGGTATGTATTTGGCACCGAATCGTGCCTGGAATATCGGGGTCCCAACGACTCGGGTCAAAAAGCAACTCATGATCATTATCAAAGATTGTTTGCCCCGTTTCCCTTCGGCAAGACAGCAAGGCCCATCGTCTTTTCCTCGCGGTTGGCACGTCCGTCTTGCGTGGCTCCGTCTACAAGATGGCCTGGGTGTTTCGGCTGTGGTTGGTGCAGTGCCAAGCGTGTGTTGGCGCGCCGGCATGGGTGCGCCCCTCTATGACGACGGTTCGTCCAACTCTAGCGCGGTGGTCGTCCTGAGCCTCAATATACACCCCCAAGGCTAAATAGGGATCTTAAAAAGAgccaggccggcgggcgccgctgctgggccgaCCCGGGTTGGACTCTAGAGGTTGGTTGGTGAGCTGGATAGACGACGCGTCCGCGTTGCATGCCAGCCAGGTAGACGAGAAGTGGCCTTTGCTTGCGCACGAACGGAGCAGTAAACGTGGAAGGGGGTGGAGGGCTCCCTTTGCCACCTCGCCCTGCCTGACTGGTATGCCATGCcagcgcgcgacggcggcggtgttgggGTTGGACGCGTTCTTTTGGACGGCGCTTCGCTGGCGCAAGTGCTGGCACGGCTGGGGAGAGAGGCCACGCACGCGGGAACTCAATCAATAtcaggggcgggcgggcatgggATGCGGTTTCATGCGCTGCCCAACCAGCCAATCCGGTGTGGGCGCCACCCCCAGACTCAGCGCCGGCCCCAAGGGGgcttggaggggggggggggggtccctCCCACTGAATTTGGACcacaggcgctgctgccaggGGCTACTCAGGCACAGCAGACGGGGAGGTTGGCAAACCGCCTGTGGCCTGGGTGGTGCATTCGCTGCGTGAGTGTACCTAAGGCTACGTACCTACACCGGCCACTCCAACATGGATGTCGCCCACACCTCAGCCACAGCCGCCCACCGCCTGGTCACCTGCACCTGGCTTCGACCCGGCTCTCTGGGCAAGCGGCCGTGCGGGAACCGCCCAGTCGCCCTCGAACTGGTGGCGACTGGGGAGGACATGGGCAATCATCCCGACGCCTCGGTTCCGAGACGATTTAATAAGATTCAAACACtagcggcgggctggcgtcCTTCTGGGAGGCAGGAGCATCTGGTGTTGATGCGCTTGCGCTTGCAGGCGTCAGCCGCTTCGACATCTCGGGCGCCACGGGCAATTATTCCAAAGGTTGCGAGCAATCAATGCCTTGGCGGGCACCGGTAATTTAAACGTGACTCTTTACCATGAAGCATCCTAGGTTGATCATGGACGGGAAGCCCTAGGGCCATCTGTACTCACGGCGCCCCTAGCGAAGCATAGCCCGTCCCTTCATCtcatgtacttcgtagttgTTACCCCTCCGCGGGGTCGACCTTTATGCATCGACCgttccccttccccctcccccaaaTCCCAACCAAGCACCGCAAGACGCTGGTGACCACACCTCGGTAGCAGTCCCCCTAGGTACTgaggtaggtagtagtacCTCAGCAGGTAGCGAGCGCCGTGACCTTGCTGGTGAGCTcgggcggcacggcaccCCGGAGGTCGTCCACCTGCTTCCCGTCCTTGAAGAAGAGAAACGTGGGCATGGCGCTGATGCCGTACTCTTGCGCCACGGgcgccacctcgtccacgtcgaccGACACGAACTTGATCTCGCCCTTCTCCTCGGACAGCTTCGCGAAGACGGGCTTGATCATCCTGCACGGCGGGCACCAGCTGGCGGTGAAGTCGACCACCACCCTGGGGTTGTCCTTGAGGACCTGGTTGAACTCCTCGAGCGACTTgatctcgacgacgaccatggTTCTTTTCTTGCGTTCGTTTGATTCTTTGGGTGGGGgattggtggtggtgatgcgcaAGTTGTGCGTTTTGTGGTTGCGTGCGGGGAAGAAAAGCTCAATGCGTGATGCGAGAGTTTTGGAACGCGCCTGTGAAAGTGCGTAGtaagttacttcgtacagtgTAGTGAAGTGTATTAGGCGATTGCGCGACCAGCCTCTTTAAAAGGGCACTTTCAGCGGGCCGGCCGTTGCCCGATTATAGTGAGGATTACGAATCCACGCAGCGAAAAGCCATCGGCCCGCTGCTTCCCATTGCTTCCAGTCAATGGTCAGTGCATGCATCTCGGCTGACATGCATCTGGTCACTATTGGCGGCTTCCATCATATTCCGCGCCACGAAGAAATCGCAgccttggggggggggtttaCGCGACAGCGTCATACTTGGCCGTGTCtgtttgctgctgctgcgccgcttTCCATCCATCTGCATGTCCGCCCTGGCGATGCCCCCGTGGGTAAGGCGGCCATCAAGAGCCGCATTCCAAATCGCAGTGAGGAGCAGTCCCGTGGCCACCACGTCAGAGAGCGGAGCTGAACATCAAGGTGCATGTGCGTGTGGTTGCAACACGCCACCGCGAGGCTGttgctactactgctgctgctgctgctgcggctgctgcggctgctgttgagGGATGGGCCTGGATGGCACGGGtggactgggctggctggccaggcCACCAACCACTTCAGATCTGCCGGAGCGGCTGCACCGTGGTCGACGACAACTGGGCGGGCCCGCGCCTTTGTCGTCGCAGTCCATTATACAGCAAACAGCCAAACATGTAACTGCATCACACGATGGATGACTGCTGCAGGTCATTTTTAGTGCGGCTGATTCCGGTCCTTGCACCAGCCCCCGCATACAATTCAGTAGTACAACATCAGGATTAtggctcgtcgaggctgcgatTGCCACGGCACTGTAACCCAGCCCCCCGAAGCCACGGTAATAACGCACACCGCtcctggtggtggcgagaGTGAGTGCATGAAAGCGCAGACCAGCCACTCGATTTCTCAAGGGTCGCCTGGCAAGGCGCAACGTCGAGAGCAAACACCGCTCGATGCTGAAACGCATTGACTCTCCGGCCTTTGACACGCCATCAGTCACACGATGAGTGATTGCAGGCTACACGGCGCTCAAACATAGCCAGGTGTGGAATCGACCAGACTCTGGGCACGGGCTCATGTGTAGCATCTTCGTCCGAACTGCTGAGACGAACTCGAAAAACACGTAGTAGTACATCCAAGACGTAGACCCTTGGCGACGCCTCGCCCGTGACTTCGAGACGTGCATCAACGCCCGGCCCGCGCTtccgtcctgctgctgctca from Purpureocillium takamizusanense chromosome 4, complete sequence includes the following:
- a CDS encoding uncharacterized protein (COG:S~SECRETED:SignalP(1-18~SECRETED:cutsite=ANA-FW~SECRETED:prob=0.8740)~EggNog:ENOG503Q4NY), which translates into the protein MTKLSLALSAGLIAGANAFWRMECPGRVGLARMDPIVNPGSVSGHVHAIHGSDGFSETANSEDLLAGSCTSCRVTQDKSSYWTPALYFQNEDTGKYELVQQVGGMLAYYLLYGENITAFPTGFRMLSGTNERRTYTVADPDKPDPDKSMWKSLGQTKQEDLEQRAIGFNCLNYDKTPEGTLYRHYMPDKQYLDANCKNGIRMEIMFPSCSKGVEHLDSENHKDHVAFPDLVMSGTCPDTHPVRLPSLLYEVIWNTYAFKNKRGSFVFSNGDKTGYGYHGDFMMGWEQSFLQKAVNTCTNPSGRIEDCPLFNVVSEAKATACGLKKSLPQALFGEDVKGPMIKLPGGKPDGPGAPAPSAPAAQPSLTYKPGEKPSAPASPLPGQIFKASSSAPAVPTTAAVPTSSSYAVKANPENAAPTTPTTPPPPPPPASTPAPDTKSFYSTQYVTNGKTVTEILWEMEEKTVYVTQDIVAKETAAPVASRRRRRGAHLHGRHGKRL
- a CDS encoding uncharacterized protein (COG:S~EggNog:ENOG503Q4NY), whose amino-acid sequence is MVSPTLSTNPFAPFLALMGLSCTPPTGAPGSSVTPARWLAASPTHKRMTSNLGLLTGFSETANSEDLLAGSCTSCRVTQDKSSYWTPALYFQNEDTGKYELVQQVGGMLAYYLLYGENITAFPTGFRMLSGTNERRTYTVADPDKPDPDKSMWKSLGQTKQEDLEQRAIGFNCLNYDKTPEGTLYRHYMPDKQYLDANCKNGIRMEIMFPSCSKGVEHLDSENHKDHVAFPDLVMSGTCPDTHPVRLPSLLYEVIWNTYAFKNKRGSFVFSNGDKTGYGYHGDFMMGWEQSFLQKAVNTCTNPSGRIEDCPLFNVVSEAKATACGLKKSLPQALFGEDVKGPMIKLPGGKPDGPGAPAPSAPAAQPSLTYKPGEKPSAPASPLPGQIFKASSSAPAVPTTAAVPTSSSYAVKANPENAAPTTPTTPPPPPPPASTPAPDTKSFYSTQYVTNGKTVTEILWEMEEKTVYVTQDIVAKETAAPVASRRRRRGAHLHGRHGKRL
- a CDS encoding uncharacterized protein (COG:O~EggNog:ENOG503P5A0), with the translated sequence MVVVEIKSLEEFNQVLKDNPRVVVDFTASWCPPCRMIKPVFAKLSEEKGEIKFVSVDVDEVAPVAQEYGISAMPTFLFFKDGKQVDDLRGAVPPELTSKVTALATC